A part of Lacinutrix sp. 5H-3-7-4 genomic DNA contains:
- a CDS encoding SH3 domain-containing protein has product MKTTKHFITTIVLLIVAFGYSQNYAYVTADSGLTVRELPDIGASKLGKLMYNEAVEVVEKTDKKLVILDQGKKVEGEWVKIKMNGYQDLKGYVFNGFLSKNKMAKIVNIKLTEADIHIKNLAIYNDDELQDLTTKNNLNIGIHVKNTPGKKTIEVKNNNYKSVKILQRYQNTIHILDEQTLCDLSEWKQFQSDWKPIKKINKTRFETLTYTDADTKQFVPFAIEDLKTIVSEKCGESWMKNIENISNTNQFPINVSTNQVFLKFVLTDFEDNVSEKTITFTVPKHEN; this is encoded by the coding sequence ATGAAAACGACAAAACATTTTATCACAACAATTGTATTATTAATCGTAGCATTTGGTTACAGTCAAAACTATGCTTACGTAACAGCAGATAGCGGATTAACGGTTAGAGAGCTTCCAGATATTGGCGCTTCAAAACTAGGTAAACTTATGTATAATGAAGCCGTTGAGGTTGTTGAGAAAACTGATAAAAAACTGGTAATTCTAGACCAAGGCAAAAAAGTTGAAGGCGAATGGGTGAAAATAAAAATGAATGGCTACCAAGACCTAAAAGGTTATGTTTTTAACGGCTTTTTATCTAAAAATAAAATGGCTAAAATTGTAAATATTAAACTCACCGAAGCAGATATTCATATTAAAAATTTAGCTATTTATAACGATGATGAATTACAGGATTTAACAACAAAAAATAATCTTAATATTGGAATTCATGTTAAAAACACACCTGGCAAAAAAACTATTGAAGTTAAAAACAACAATTATAAAAGTGTAAAGATTTTACAGCGTTATCAAAACACAATACATATTTTAGACGAACAAACACTTTGTGATTTAAGCGAATGGAAACAATTTCAATCGGACTGGAAACCAATTAAAAAAATAAACAAAACAAGGTTTGAAACATTAACTTATACTGATGCAGATACAAAACAATTTGTTCCTTTTGCTATTGAAGATTTAAAAACTATAGTTTCAGAAAAATGTGGAGAAAGTTGGATGAAAAACATCGAAAATATAAGTAACACGAATCAGTTTCCTATTAATGTTTCAACAAACCAAGTGTTTTTAAAATTTGTACTTACAGATTTTGAAGATAATGTTTCAGAAAAAACAATAACATTTACAGTACCGAAACACGAAAATTAA
- a CDS encoding antibiotic biosynthesis monooxygenase gives MKNFKPYYAVIFTSTRTEGDNGYLEMAELMETLAKKQNGFISIDSARNEVGITVSYWENLEAIQLWKQQTDHVIAQQKGIKDWYSWYNVKICKVEREYTFQRMQE, from the coding sequence ATGAAAAACTTTAAACCATACTACGCAGTGATTTTTACTTCTACCAGGACCGAAGGCGACAACGGCTACCTTGAAATGGCAGAATTAATGGAAACTTTAGCTAAAAAACAAAATGGCTTTATTAGCATAGATTCTGCAAGAAACGAAGTAGGAATCACTGTTAGTTATTGGGAAAACTTAGAAGCAATACAACTTTGGAAACAGCAAACAGATCATGTAATTGCACAACAAAAAGGTATTAAAGATTGGTATTCGTGGTATAATGTAAAAATTTGTAAAGTGGAACGCGAATATACTTTTCAGCGAATGCAAGAATAA
- a CDS encoding Ig-like domain-containing alpha-2-macroglobulin family protein, with protein MQIKSFFALILCIFLAQSCKKKSTETDNLFKFRDYISYTTSGRVSTTSNIQISLAKEVEGWETGNVINENLISVSPNVSGNLTVANKHALVFTPNEPLKSDTEYSVTVKLKEIYPDISQEFSNYTFQFKTITPNFNIVTNALQSYNKEWQYLLGVVKSADNITIDQAKQLVEASQGGKDLKIEWNESRLPSRQFEFKIDSINRKIEDSEILIKWNGKAIKADNSGENTVVIPGKNNFTITKIDVVQNPEQYLSINFSDPIKKQQNFDGLVTIQNSKNPKYIVDGNVLKAYPDSKITGNVQVDVFQGIKNTEGYKLKKPFSETISFEEVKPQVRLVNSGVILPNSQELKFNFEAVNLKKVDLKIIKIYEDNVLQFLQDNNLQGGNDNSIRQVGRRIAKQTITLVNDGIENDGKWKTYSADLSKFLTVDPGAIYRVEVSFKKEYSLYDCSVNRNITNSENNEDYYEDEYYEDDYYYDNYNESTTEDEDRREEEYWDNVTYRYRNYNYNWRERDNPCHDAYYNQDREISQNLLASNLGVIVKKGANNNYYFAVTNILNTNVEAAAKVTLYNYQQQEISSTRTDQEGLAKIETNNHASFAIVSKGKSKTYIKLRDGQALSLSKFDVSGNHLQRGLKGYIYGERGVWRPGDSLHLTFILDDNGNKLPKGHPVKMEVTDPNGKLAYKKITAKNINNFYSFKVPTSTENKTGNWNAKVSVGGATFYKGLKIETVKPNRLKIKVDFKNEVLSGSEALNGTLNVNWLHGAPAKNVKTEIKAKFSNAYTPFKKFKNYTFRDPSRSFSQEELNVFEGNVNQDGFTEIKNKLSVGQNAPGMLNVQFLVRAFENGGDFSMDAFTKQYAPYKSFVGLRSPKGKAHGSFYTDENQTFDIVVVDDQGKPIKRNGLEVKVYKVEWRWWWNSSYDNLSKYTSSSFHKPYMNSKINTNAKGKASFNINVPEKDGGRYLIRVYDPESGHATGRTAYFYKNWWKKQPSGDKEAAKMLVFSADKENYNVGETAKITFPSGTEGRALISIENGTEVIEHKWLKTKAGETVVDVPITKAMAPNVFVNISLLQPHATTANDLPLRLYGVIPILVEDPNTKLEPEIRMPSVLKPEEEFTVIVSEKNNKPMTYTVAMVEEGLLDLTRFKTPNAWSSFYAREALGVKTWDVFDDVVGAYSGSIDQIFAIGGDGNAAEGKNKKANRFKPVVKVLGPFTLQPGGRTEHKIKMPNYIGAVRTMVVAGNTETEAYGSTDKSVEVKKPLMVLATLPRKLSPGEKVTLPVTVFAMEPKVKNVNIKLKLSNGITIIGEQSKTLAFAKPDEQMAYFELDVSKANGINTVEVIATGNGEKSIYKVELDVENVNPITSKALDQTLEKSASASLDFTTFGVTNSNSATVEFSTMPPMDFSKRLQYLVQYPHGCVEQTTSGVFPQLYLNEIFDIPLKKKQEIQTNIENGIKRLGNFQRPNGGLSYWMGENTANDWGTSYAGHFMLEAEKLGFVLPLTFKSNWIKYQKEAARSWRPSYKTYNSDLAQAYRLYTLALAGSPDLGAMNRLKEFSEISNEAKWRLAAAYALAGQNEASNAISKTANIEFKAPKYNYYTYGSIDRNRAMALETMVLTKDSRMQELAKTLAKDLSSNRWMSTQTTAYSLLAMAKMVKANGGKSLDLEYTINGKTETINTKSAIAQRELKVIDGKNTLNFKNKQGNVVYVRVLNSGKLPLGEELTEQRGLSTSVVYKDLKGNTIDIKNLKQGQDFVATVTVSNLKNERVTDVALTQIFPSGWEIVNTRFTAFGSNTTSQARFTDIRDDRVNFYFDLNKKGKYGTNTFNVMLNASYLGTYYLPGIQAEAMYDNEFLVRTKGQWVTVEK; from the coding sequence ATGCAAATAAAATCATTTTTTGCCTTGATCCTCTGTATCTTCTTGGCACAGTCTTGTAAGAAAAAATCAACCGAAACAGATAACCTTTTTAAGTTTAGAGATTACATAAGCTACACTACTTCTGGTCGGGTTTCTACTACAAGTAATATTCAAATTAGTTTAGCTAAAGAAGTCGAAGGATGGGAAACTGGCAACGTAATAAACGAGAATTTAATCTCGGTTTCACCAAATGTTTCTGGAAATTTAACCGTAGCGAACAAGCATGCGTTAGTATTCACTCCAAACGAACCTTTAAAAAGTGATACAGAATACTCTGTTACAGTAAAATTAAAGGAAATATACCCAGATATTTCACAGGAGTTTTCAAATTATACGTTTCAATTTAAAACCATAACACCTAATTTTAATATAGTTACTAACGCGTTACAATCGTATAACAAAGAATGGCAATATTTATTAGGCGTAGTAAAATCTGCAGATAATATTACAATAGACCAAGCAAAGCAATTGGTTGAAGCTTCGCAAGGCGGAAAAGATTTAAAAATTGAATGGAATGAAAGCAGACTTCCATCAAGACAATTTGAATTTAAAATAGATAGTATAAACCGAAAAATTGAAGACAGCGAAATTCTTATAAAATGGAACGGAAAAGCAATTAAAGCAGATAATTCTGGTGAAAACACGGTTGTAATTCCTGGAAAAAACAATTTTACTATTACAAAAATTGATGTTGTACAAAACCCAGAACAATACCTTTCTATAAATTTTTCCGATCCTATTAAAAAACAACAAAATTTTGATGGATTGGTAACCATTCAAAATAGCAAAAACCCAAAATATATTGTAGATGGCAATGTGTTAAAAGCTTATCCAGATTCCAAAATCACAGGAAACGTTCAGGTAGATGTATTTCAAGGCATTAAAAATACCGAAGGTTATAAACTTAAAAAACCTTTTTCTGAAACCATTTCTTTCGAGGAAGTAAAGCCTCAGGTTCGCTTAGTTAACAGCGGTGTTATTCTTCCTAATTCTCAAGAATTAAAATTCAATTTTGAAGCGGTAAACCTAAAAAAAGTAGACCTAAAAATTATTAAAATATACGAAGACAATGTACTTCAATTTTTACAAGACAATAATCTTCAAGGAGGCAATGATAATAGTATTAGACAAGTAGGAAGACGCATTGCAAAACAAACCATAACCTTAGTAAATGATGGTATAGAAAATGACGGAAAATGGAAAACCTACAGTGCAGATTTATCTAAATTCTTAACCGTAGATCCTGGCGCTATCTATCGTGTAGAAGTAAGTTTTAAGAAAGAGTATTCACTTTACGATTGTTCTGTAAATAGAAATATTACAAATTCTGAAAACAACGAAGACTATTACGAAGATGAATATTATGAAGACGATTATTACTACGATAATTATAACGAAAGTACCACCGAAGACGAAGACCGAAGAGAAGAAGAATATTGGGACAATGTAACGTACAGATACAGAAATTACAACTATAACTGGAGAGAACGCGACAACCCTTGTCACGATGCATATTACAATCAAGATCGTGAAATTTCACAAAACCTATTGGCTTCAAATCTTGGTGTAATTGTAAAAAAAGGCGCGAATAACAATTACTATTTTGCAGTGACAAACATATTAAATACAAATGTTGAAGCTGCTGCTAAAGTAACGCTATACAATTATCAACAACAAGAAATTTCTAGCACTAGAACAGACCAAGAAGGTTTAGCAAAAATTGAAACAAACAATCACGCTTCTTTTGCAATAGTTAGCAAAGGTAAAAGCAAAACCTATATAAAATTACGAGATGGCCAAGCTTTATCACTAAGTAAATTTGATGTTTCTGGAAACCATTTACAACGTGGTTTAAAAGGCTATATTTATGGAGAACGTGGCGTTTGGCGACCTGGAGACTCACTACATCTTACTTTTATTTTAGACGATAATGGCAATAAACTACCAAAAGGTCATCCAGTAAAAATGGAAGTTACAGATCCTAACGGAAAATTGGCTTACAAGAAAATTACAGCCAAAAACATTAATAACTTTTACTCATTTAAAGTGCCTACTTCAACCGAAAATAAAACAGGAAACTGGAATGCAAAAGTTAGTGTTGGTGGCGCCACTTTTTACAAAGGCTTAAAAATTGAAACTGTAAAACCAAACCGCTTAAAAATAAAAGTAGATTTTAAAAATGAAGTGCTTTCTGGTAGCGAAGCATTAAACGGAACACTAAACGTAAATTGGTTACATGGAGCACCAGCAAAAAATGTAAAAACTGAAATTAAAGCTAAATTTAGTAACGCATACACACCATTTAAAAAATTTAAAAACTATACGTTTAGAGATCCATCACGCTCTTTTTCTCAAGAAGAATTAAATGTTTTTGAAGGCAATGTAAACCAAGACGGTTTTACCGAAATTAAAAACAAATTAAGTGTTGGGCAAAATGCTCCTGGAATGTTAAACGTGCAATTTTTAGTACGTGCTTTCGAAAATGGTGGCGATTTTTCAATGGATGCTTTTACCAAACAATATGCACCTTACAAATCGTTTGTTGGTTTGCGTTCTCCTAAAGGAAAAGCTCATGGTTCGTTTTATACAGACGAGAATCAAACCTTTGATATTGTGGTTGTAGACGACCAAGGAAAACCTATAAAACGAAACGGATTAGAAGTAAAAGTTTATAAGGTTGAATGGCGTTGGTGGTGGAATTCATCGTACGATAATTTATCAAAATACACCTCAAGTTCTTTTCATAAACCATATATGAATAGTAAAATTAATACTAATGCTAAAGGCAAAGCCAGCTTCAATATTAATGTTCCAGAAAAAGATGGTGGACGCTATTTAATTCGTGTTTACGATCCTGAAAGTGGTCACGCCACTGGTCGCACAGCTTATTTCTACAAAAATTGGTGGAAAAAGCAACCAAGCGGAGACAAAGAAGCGGCTAAAATGTTAGTTTTTTCAGCAGATAAAGAAAATTATAATGTTGGTGAAACAGCAAAAATCACGTTTCCTTCTGGTACCGAAGGTCGTGCTTTAATTTCTATAGAAAACGGTACAGAAGTTATCGAGCATAAATGGCTAAAAACAAAAGCTGGTGAAACGGTTGTAGATGTTCCTATTACTAAAGCAATGGCTCCAAATGTGTTTGTAAATATTTCATTATTACAACCGCATGCTACAACTGCTAACGATTTACCGTTAAGACTTTATGGCGTAATTCCAATTTTGGTTGAAGATCCAAACACAAAATTAGAACCTGAAATCAGGATGCCTAGCGTTTTAAAACCTGAAGAAGAATTTACTGTTATTGTTTCAGAAAAAAACAATAAACCTATGACCTATACTGTGGCAATGGTTGAAGAAGGTTTACTAGATTTAACTCGATTTAAAACACCAAATGCCTGGTCTTCATTTTATGCTCGCGAAGCTTTAGGCGTAAAAACTTGGGATGTTTTCGACGATGTCGTTGGTGCTTACTCAGGAAGTATAGATCAAATATTTGCAATTGGTGGAGATGGAAATGCTGCCGAAGGAAAAAATAAAAAAGCAAACCGATTTAAGCCTGTTGTTAAAGTTTTAGGTCCGTTTACATTACAACCTGGCGGAAGAACAGAACATAAAATTAAAATGCCAAATTATATTGGTGCTGTGCGAACTATGGTAGTTGCAGGAAACACAGAGACTGAAGCTTATGGTAGCACAGACAAATCGGTTGAAGTTAAAAAACCACTTATGGTTCTTGCTACTTTACCAAGAAAATTAAGTCCTGGTGAAAAAGTTACACTTCCTGTTACTGTTTTTGCTATGGAACCTAAGGTTAAAAATGTAAATATTAAATTAAAATTAAGCAACGGCATTACAATTATTGGTGAGCAATCTAAAACATTAGCATTCGCAAAACCAGACGAGCAAATGGCTTATTTTGAGTTAGACGTTAGCAAAGCAAATGGTATAAATACAGTAGAAGTTATTGCAACTGGAAATGGTGAAAAATCAATCTACAAAGTAGAACTTGATGTTGAGAATGTAAACCCAATAACCTCTAAAGCGCTAGATCAAACGCTAGAAAAATCGGCTTCAGCTAGTCTCGATTTTACAACTTTTGGTGTAACAAATTCTAATAGCGCAACGGTTGAATTTTCAACAATGCCACCAATGGATTTTTCTAAAAGACTGCAATACCTTGTACAATATCCTCATGGTTGTGTAGAGCAAACGACGTCAGGAGTGTTTCCGCAGTTATATTTAAATGAAATTTTTGATATTCCGTTAAAGAAAAAACAAGAAATTCAAACCAATATAGAAAATGGCATCAAACGTCTTGGAAATTTCCAAAGACCAAACGGTGGTTTAAGTTATTGGATGGGAGAAAACACTGCTAATGATTGGGGAACTAGTTACGCAGGACATTTTATGCTTGAAGCCGAAAAACTAGGATTTGTACTTCCGCTTACATTTAAAAGTAATTGGATTAAATATCAAAAAGAAGCTGCTAGAAGTTGGAGACCAAGCTATAAAACATACAATAGTGATTTAGCACAAGCTTACAGATTGTACACTTTAGCCTTAGCAGGAAGTCCAGATTTAGGCGCTATGAATAGACTAAAAGAGTTTAGTGAAATCTCTAACGAAGCCAAATGGAGATTGGCTGCCGCTTACGCTTTAGCAGGACAAAATGAAGCTAGTAATGCCATTTCTAAAACAGCAAATATAGAATTTAAAGCACCTAAATATAACTATTACACTTATGGTTCTATAGACAGAAATCGCGCAATGGCATTAGAAACAATGGTACTTACCAAAGATTCTAGAATGCAAGAATTAGCAAAAACATTGGCTAAAGATCTATCGAGTAACCGTTGGATGAGTACACAAACAACAGCTTACAGTTTATTAGCAATGGCTAAAATGGTTAAAGCAAATGGTGGAAAATCTCTTGATTTAGAATATACAATTAATGGTAAAACCGAAACCATAAACACCAAAAGCGCCATTGCGCAACGTGAATTAAAAGTTATAGATGGAAAAAACACTTTAAACTTTAAAAACAAACAAGGCAATGTTGTTTACGTTCGTGTTTTAAATTCTGGAAAACTGCCTTTAGGTGAAGAATTAACCGAACAAAGAGGTTTAAGCACAAGTGTAGTTTATAAAGATTTAAAAGGAAATACAATCGATATTAAAAATCTAAAACAAGGTCAAGATTTTGTGGCAACTGTTACAGTGTCTAACCTAAAAAACGAACGTGTTACAGATGTTGCTTTAACACAAATATTTCCATCTGGTTGGGAAATTGTAAATACGCGTTTTACTGCCTTTGGAAGTAATACAACAAGCCAAGCACGCTTTACAGATATTAGAGATGATCGCGTAAACTTTTATTTCGATTTAAATAAAAAAGGAAAATACGGTACTAATACTTTTAATGTTATGCTTAACGCATCGTATTTAGGAACCTATTACCTACCAGGTATTCAAGCAGAAGCCATGTACGATAATGAGTTTTTAGTACGCACAAAAGGACAATGGGTAACCGTAGAAAAATAA
- the pbpC gene encoding penicillin-binding protein 1C, which yields MNKAFAYIKKHKIKSVSIVIVLLAYYFCLPKQLFKDPTATVITSSNNTLLGAQIAKDGQWRFPKNDSVPEKFKTCIINFEDEYFYKHPGFNPISIFKALKQNINSGAIKRGGSTLTQQVIRLSRKGQPRTYLEKIKEIILATRLEIRESKDEILAYYSSYAPFGGNVVGIDAASWRYFNRNPHELSWAESATLAVLPNAPSLIYPGKNQTKLLKKRDRLLKKLLQNKIIDSLTYNLSIAEGLPQKPYPLPQIAPHLLQKVVKSNPGERVKTTVNYKLQQQANTVVYNHYNLLKQNEIHNISVLVLDVKTREVLTYIGNAPTNNKNQKDVDVINKPRSTGSILKPFLYAAMLDAGDLLPNTLVADVPTQFGNYVPENYNKEFDGAVPASRALSRSLNVPAVRMLKDFGLDRFHHYLKDLKLKDIKYNANHYGLSLILGGAESNLWDLCKSYASFSSTLNHFNETSSEYFSNEFCEPTFLASEKIDFGKKSTEKTLFDAASIYLTYESLKQVNRPEGNENWEFFDDSKQIAWKTGTSFGFRDAWAIGTTKDYVVGVWVGNADGEGRPGLVGVEAAAPILFDVFDLLPNSEWFAKPFDEMSEINVCKESGFRAGQYCNHSLKTFVQKSGLKTKPCPYHKLVHLDNSGNFQVNTSCEAISNIKNTSWFVLPPLMEYYYKSKNPFYKSLPTYRNDCIGNEDEKMQFIYPKNNAKIFLPKDFNEETNELILKIAHSKKMSAIFWYIDNKYIGKTTEIHDLAIKPLEGVHILIAVDEFGNELKKTIEISR from the coding sequence ATGAATAAAGCATTTGCCTACATAAAAAAGCACAAAATCAAGTCGGTAAGTATCGTTATCGTTTTGCTTGCCTATTATTTTTGTTTACCAAAACAACTTTTTAAAGATCCAACAGCAACTGTAATTACAAGTAGCAACAACACATTATTAGGCGCACAAATTGCAAAAGATGGACAATGGCGATTTCCTAAAAACGATAGTGTTCCAGAAAAATTTAAAACCTGTATTATTAATTTTGAAGATGAATATTTTTATAAGCATCCTGGTTTTAATCCTATTTCAATATTTAAAGCACTAAAACAAAATATTAATTCCGGAGCAATAAAACGAGGCGGAAGCACATTAACACAGCAAGTTATTCGTTTATCGCGAAAAGGACAACCGCGAACATATTTAGAAAAAATTAAAGAAATTATTCTTGCTACGCGTTTAGAAATTCGCGAAAGCAAAGATGAGATTTTAGCATACTATTCCAGTTACGCTCCTTTTGGTGGTAATGTGGTTGGTATTGATGCTGCATCTTGGCGCTATTTTAATAGAAACCCACACGAATTATCGTGGGCAGAAAGCGCAACATTAGCTGTTTTACCCAATGCACCAAGCTTAATATATCCTGGAAAAAATCAAACTAAATTATTAAAAAAAAGAGATCGATTACTAAAAAAACTACTTCAAAATAAAATAATAGACTCACTAACTTATAATTTATCTATAGCAGAAGGTTTACCACAAAAACCGTATCCACTACCTCAAATCGCACCACATTTACTACAAAAAGTAGTTAAATCTAATCCTGGAGAACGTGTTAAAACAACAGTAAATTACAAATTACAGCAACAAGCAAACACTGTTGTTTACAACCATTATAACTTATTAAAACAGAATGAAATTCATAATATTTCAGTTCTAGTTTTAGATGTAAAAACACGTGAAGTTTTAACTTATATTGGCAACGCACCTACAAATAATAAAAACCAAAAAGATGTTGATGTCATTAATAAACCAAGAAGTACAGGTAGCATTTTAAAACCATTTCTTTATGCTGCCATGCTAGATGCAGGCGATTTATTACCAAACACGCTTGTGGCAGATGTTCCTACTCAATTTGGAAATTATGTGCCAGAAAACTATAATAAAGAATTTGATGGCGCAGTTCCTGCAAGTCGCGCATTGTCTCGCTCATTAAATGTTCCTGCCGTTAGAATGCTTAAAGATTTTGGACTAGATAGATTTCATCATTATTTAAAAGATTTAAAACTGAAAGACATAAAATACAATGCAAACCACTACGGTTTATCTTTAATTTTAGGTGGAGCTGAAAGTAATTTATGGGATTTATGTAAAAGTTATGCTAGTTTTTCTTCAACTTTAAATCATTTTAACGAAACATCAAGCGAGTATTTTTCAAATGAATTTTGCGAACCCACTTTTTTAGCTTCAGAAAAAATTGACTTCGGAAAAAAATCAACAGAAAAAACACTATTTGATGCAGCCTCAATATATCTTACCTACGAAAGTTTAAAACAAGTAAACAGACCAGAAGGTAATGAAAACTGGGAGTTTTTTGATGATTCAAAGCAAATTGCATGGAAAACCGGAACCAGTTTTGGTTTTCGTGATGCTTGGGCTATTGGCACCACAAAAGATTATGTTGTTGGTGTTTGGGTTGGTAATGCAGATGGAGAAGGTAGACCTGGCTTAGTTGGTGTAGAAGCCGCAGCTCCTATTTTATTTGATGTATTTGATTTATTACCAAATAGCGAATGGTTTGCTAAGCCTTTTGATGAAATGAGCGAAATTAATGTATGTAAAGAAAGTGGTTTTAGAGCAGGACAATATTGCAATCACAGTTTAAAAACTTTTGTTCAAAAAAGCGGACTTAAAACAAAACCTTGTCCTTACCATAAATTAGTACATTTGGATAATTCTGGAAACTTTCAAGTAAACACATCCTGCGAAGCAATAAGTAATATTAAAAATACGTCTTGGTTCGTGCTTCCCCCTTTAATGGAATACTATTACAAAAGTAAAAACCCATTTTATAAATCACTTCCTACATATAGAAATGATTGTATAGGAAATGAAGATGAAAAAATGCAATTTATCTACCCAAAAAACAATGCAAAAATTTTCCTTCCTAAAGATTTTAACGAAGAGACCAATGAGCTTATTTTAAAGATTGCACATTCGAAAAAAATGAGTGCTATTTTTTGGTATATCGACAACAAATACATAGGAAAAACCACTGAAATTCACGATTTAGCAATTAAACCACTCGAAGGCGTTCATATCCTTATAGCAGTAGACGAATTTGGCAATGAACTCAAGAAAACCATAGAAATTTCTAGATAA